Proteins from one Tachyglossus aculeatus isolate mTacAcu1 chromosome 23, mTacAcu1.pri, whole genome shotgun sequence genomic window:
- the PELO gene encoding protein pelota homolog, whose protein sequence is MKLVSKTLEKDSSGEVTLVPEEAEDLWHAYNLVQAGDRLRAATFRKVQPESSTGSVGGSRRVRTTLTLCVSAVELEPGSRRLRVGGPTAEENAWVRLGAYHTLELAPHRPFTLAKAGWDSVALARVERACRPGWAGAAEAAAAAVLLQEGLATVCLLTPAMTLTRARVEAAVPRKRRGRAAQHQRALDRFLDLAGAALLRHVPLAAVKCVLVGSPGFLRERFCRRLFQKALRDGDRNVLDNRDKFLQVHTSSGHKYSLKEVLCDPVVLSRMSDTKAAGEVKALDDFYKMLQHEPDRAFYGVKQVEKANEILAIDVLLISDALFRHQDVATRSRYVRLVDSVQENAGTVHIFSSLHVSGEQLGKLTGVAAILRFPVPDLSDEEDSSSSSGED, encoded by the exons ATGAAGCTGGTGAGCAAGACGCTGGAGAAGGACAGCTCGGGCGAGGTGACGCTGGTGCCCGAGGAGGCGGAGGACCTGTGGCACGCGTACAACCTGGTGCAGGCGGGCGACCGTCTGCGGGCGGCCACGTTCCGCAAGGTGCAGCCGGAGTCGTCGACGGGCAGCGTGGGCGGCAGCCGGCGGGTGCGGACGACGCTGACGCTGTGCGTGTCGGCGGTGGAGCTGGAGCCGGGGTCCCGGCGGCTGCGGGTGGGCGGGCCCACGGCGGAGGAGAACGCCTGGGTGCGGCTGGGCGCCTACCACACGCTGGAGCTGGCGCCGCACCGGCCCTTCACGCTGGCCAAGGCCGGCTGGGACAGCGTGGCGCTGGCGCGGGTGGAGCGGGCCTGCCggccgggctgggccggggcGGCCGAGGCGGCGGCCGCCGCCGTGCTGCTGCAGGAGGGGCTGGCCACCGTCTGCCTGCTGACGCCCGCCATGACGCTGACCCGGGCCCGCGTGGAGGCGGCCGTCCCGCGCAAGCGCCGCGGCCGCGCCGCCCAGCACCAGCGGGCCCTCGACCGCTTCCTCGACCTGGCGGGCGCCGCCCTGCTGCGCCACGTGCCGCTGGCCGCCGTCAAGTGCGTGCTGGTGGGCAGCCCCGGATTCCTCCGCGAACGCTTCTGCCGccgcctcttccagaaggccctcCGCGACGGCGACAGGAACGTGCTCGACAACAGGGACAAGTTCCTGCAG GTCCACACCTCCTCCGGGCACAAATACTCCCTGAAAGAGGTCCTGTGCGACCCGGTCGTCCTCAGCCGCATGTCGGACACCAAGGCCGCCGGGGAGGTCAAGGCGCTGGATGACTTCTACAAGATGCTGCAGCACGAGCCGGACCGGGCTTTCTACGGCgtgaagcaggtggagaaggccaacGAAATCCTGGCCATCGACGTCCTGCTCATCAGCGACGCACTGTTCCGGCACCAGGACGTGGCCACCCGCAGCCGGTACGTGCGCCTGGTGGACAGCGTGCAGGAGAACGCGGGCACGGTGCACATATTCTCCAGCCTCCACGTGTCCGGAGAGCAGCTCGGCAAGCTGACCGGAGTGGCCGCCATCCTGCGCTTCCCCGTCCCCGATCTCTCCGATGAAGAAGACAGCTCCAGTAGTTCCGGAGAGGATTAG